The proteins below are encoded in one region of Syntrophotalea carbinolica DSM 2380:
- the holB gene encoding DNA polymerase III subunit delta' — translation MFSRVLGHQRQKDLLEKAVSSKRLPHAYLFEGPEGIGKRLVALALTKILFCANGNSCGDCPACHKVDHHNHPDLHQLGPDGSSIKIEQIRALQKELSYRPLEAPYKVSIIDGAEKMNPAAANALLKTLEEPRSQTLLILLTPAPDAVLPTIRSRCQRLPFSRIPRERLQEVLVEQLNIEDAQAHILATLSEGSFKKALGKDRELYLQRRKELLKNLTALSSGSIIPLLNLAQKFAEEKDLLFDILEIIQAFYRDLLLLQHGRPMDDLVNVDMLETLQSVSRRENVSSLLGKLDALMTSRRHLERNVNRQLAMEVLLLRLVA, via the coding sequence ATGTTTTCCCGAGTGCTTGGGCATCAAAGACAAAAAGACCTGCTGGAAAAGGCGGTATCCTCCAAACGCCTGCCCCACGCCTACCTTTTCGAAGGGCCCGAAGGTATCGGCAAACGCCTGGTCGCACTGGCACTGACCAAGATACTGTTTTGCGCCAACGGCAACAGTTGTGGAGATTGTCCCGCCTGCCACAAAGTTGACCATCACAATCATCCGGACCTGCATCAGCTCGGTCCGGATGGTAGCTCTATCAAGATAGAACAGATACGGGCGCTTCAAAAAGAGCTCTCTTACCGTCCCCTTGAAGCCCCCTATAAAGTAAGCATTATCGATGGCGCGGAAAAAATGAACCCGGCAGCTGCCAATGCTTTACTGAAAACCCTCGAAGAGCCGCGAAGTCAGACCCTGTTGATCCTTCTCACGCCGGCTCCCGACGCTGTCCTGCCAACCATTCGGTCGCGCTGTCAGCGACTGCCGTTCTCCCGCATCCCTCGGGAGCGCCTGCAGGAAGTGTTGGTCGAACAGTTGAATATTGAAGATGCCCAAGCGCACATTCTCGCCACCTTATCCGAGGGCAGCTTCAAAAAGGCCCTGGGGAAGGACAGGGAGTTGTATCTGCAACGCCGGAAGGAACTGCTGAAGAACCTGACCGCTCTGAGTTCGGGAAGCATCATCCCCCTGTTAAACCTGGCGCAGAAATTCGCCGAGGAAAAAGACCTGCTGTTCGACATCCTGGAGATCATCCAGGCTTTCTATAGGGATCTGCTGCTACTCCAGCATGGTCGCCCCATGGATGATCTGGTCAATGTCGACATGCTTGAAACCCTGCAATCCGTATCCCGCAGGGAAAACGTTTCATCTTTGCTGGGTAAACTCGATGCCCTCATGACTTCACGGCGACACCTTGAAAGAAATGTCAACCGCCAACTGGCTATGGAAGTCCTGCTGTTGCGGCTTGTCGCCTGA
- the tmk gene encoding dTMP kinase — MSFFISLEGIEGSGKTTQIKRLADRLESLGHAVLITREPGGCPIADQIRQILLHPDNGHLDPKAELLLYAAARAQHVAEVIRPALDQGKIVLCDRYCDATLAYQGYARGLDLPMVKQLNELAAGNCRPHLTLLLDMPHDRGLLRARSRNALGAGPEEGRFEQESLAFHNKVRQGYLDLARQEPQRIKVVDANGTLDEVCHRIWLTTSNALNLPGGM; from the coding sequence ATGTCCTTTTTCATAAGCCTTGAAGGCATTGAAGGAAGCGGAAAAACTACGCAGATCAAACGCTTGGCCGACCGGCTTGAAAGCCTGGGCCATGCGGTACTGATCACGCGCGAACCCGGCGGCTGCCCTATCGCGGATCAGATCCGACAGATTCTGCTTCATCCCGATAACGGCCACCTGGACCCGAAAGCCGAATTGCTTCTATACGCCGCGGCACGTGCACAACATGTGGCCGAGGTTATTCGCCCTGCCCTGGACCAAGGCAAGATCGTTCTGTGCGACCGTTATTGCGATGCAACACTCGCCTATCAGGGGTACGCCCGTGGCCTGGATCTGCCTATGGTCAAACAGCTCAACGAGCTGGCCGCCGGGAATTGCCGGCCTCACTTGACTTTGTTGCTGGACATGCCCCACGACCGTGGCCTGCTACGTGCCCGCAGCCGGAATGCCCTGGGCGCAGGACCTGAAGAAGGACGCTTCGAGCAGGAATCCCTGGCTTTTCACAACAAAGTGCGCCAGGGTTATCTCGACCTGGCCCGCCAGGAACCGCAGCGCATCAAAGTTGTCGATGCCAATGGTACTCTCGACGAGGTGTGCCACCGTATCTGGCTCACAACCTCCAACGCGCTCAACCTCCCGGGGGGAATGTAA
- the tig gene encoding trigger factor, with the protein MNVKVEDISSIKKKLSFEISVEAVDTEFSNEYKKLSKTAKIPGFRKGKVPRSVLERQYAGHVEGQVFERLVNETFFKALVDEKINAVSAPEVVDNGPLKPGQAFTYEAEVEVRPDVEAKDYIGLDLKKENFAVEDQDVEDRLQDMLKSRAKVEVSEREVAQAGDIAVIDFEGFVDGEAFAGGKAEGHELELGSNSFIPGFEDQVVGMECGQDKDIEVAFPEDYGNEELAGKPAVFKVRLNQIKERVLPALDEEFAKEAGLESVEDLKIKIRESIEGQERDRIEKDFRERMTDALIEANEFEVPEGMIDSQIDYMLKNLQNRMQAQGMRLEDMGINAESFRQIYREVAAKQVKASLILEAIALQENLKVEEDEIKDKLEEIVETSGAPKEAVMNYYSNDESRRGLVSQMAEEKVVAFLTGKAKIEMVDKEALENAKMTEE; encoded by the coding sequence ATGAACGTTAAAGTTGAAGATATCAGCAGCATTAAAAAGAAGCTGTCTTTTGAAATTTCTGTCGAAGCTGTTGATACCGAGTTCAGCAACGAATACAAAAAGTTGTCCAAAACCGCCAAGATTCCCGGGTTCCGCAAAGGTAAAGTGCCTCGGAGCGTTCTTGAGCGTCAGTACGCCGGACACGTTGAAGGGCAGGTTTTTGAACGGTTGGTGAATGAGACCTTTTTTAAAGCCCTTGTAGACGAAAAAATTAATGCCGTTTCCGCACCGGAAGTTGTAGATAACGGTCCATTGAAGCCCGGTCAGGCCTTTACCTACGAGGCCGAAGTGGAAGTTCGTCCCGACGTGGAGGCAAAAGACTATATAGGTCTTGACCTTAAAAAGGAAAATTTTGCCGTTGAAGACCAGGATGTCGAGGATCGTCTGCAGGATATGCTTAAAAGCCGGGCCAAGGTGGAAGTGTCCGAGCGTGAAGTGGCCCAGGCGGGAGATATTGCCGTCATCGATTTTGAAGGTTTTGTAGATGGCGAAGCGTTTGCCGGTGGCAAAGCTGAAGGGCACGAACTCGAACTCGGTTCCAATAGCTTTATCCCTGGTTTCGAAGACCAGGTTGTCGGGATGGAATGTGGGCAGGATAAAGATATCGAGGTTGCCTTCCCCGAAGATTATGGCAACGAGGAACTGGCCGGTAAGCCTGCCGTGTTCAAGGTTCGCCTGAATCAGATCAAAGAACGTGTGTTGCCGGCGTTGGACGAAGAATTCGCCAAGGAAGCCGGGCTGGAATCTGTCGAGGATCTTAAAATCAAGATTCGTGAGTCCATTGAAGGGCAGGAGCGCGATCGCATCGAGAAGGATTTTCGCGAGCGTATGACCGATGCCCTGATTGAAGCCAATGAGTTTGAAGTGCCGGAGGGTATGATCGATTCGCAGATCGACTACATGCTGAAAAACCTGCAGAATCGGATGCAGGCCCAGGGCATGCGCCTTGAGGATATGGGCATCAACGCCGAATCCTTCAGGCAGATTTATCGCGAGGTTGCCGCCAAGCAAGTCAAGGCGAGCCTGATTCTGGAAGCGATCGCACTGCAGGAAAACCTCAAGGTCGAAGAAGACGAAATCAAAGATAAACTCGAGGAAATCGTAGAGACCAGTGGCGCTCCCAAAGAAGCTGTCATGAATTATTACAGCAACGACGAAAG